Proteins from one Marinobacter alexandrii genomic window:
- a CDS encoding T9SS type A sorting domain-containing protein, which produces MRHFFQLIFLVLLICDSGLNQNPEYLLHIEQEPSEIEGREDLMGRVEYLNMISADPTTGQIPSNIRTAELQFERNLLTQTVKLRTQQLDIQVAGPSNVGGRTRAVEFDVRDENVILAGGVSGGVWKSADGGITWDRKSDPENRNSVTCIVQDIRSGKEDVWYHGTGEIVGNSARGGAAPFRGNGIYKSIDNGETWNPIESTQDSDPNIFNSQFQYIWNIEINPSNLVDDEILVAAFGGILRSLDGGDTWSVVLGQELFGLDESVNLNEGNASFYTSLERSEDNVFYAALSTESPSDLDSPEAGIYFSTDGLNWSDNIAPLTNESQYRRIVIGNSKSDPDVTYFMIDSSPILILEHRLSLLNNSNRINGFDPQPRVLPQFDDELGNLDTQGSYNMMIRVHPEDPNLVFVGGTNLFRSTDGFRTEENIDWIGGYDPEGGSGVYLEHHPDQHDLLFRPSNPNVALSASDGGLIQSADISADSVMWESRNDGFITSQFFTIAQSKIPNDPTILGGMQDNGTDLSRGTTNWQRVIGGDGGYAATTRDNSLWFASFQRGQTLRLTFNDNFEITSFGRVDPGGLVAQAGSAYLFVNPFVLDPTNENRMFCAGGNHLYYHPNVSQIPSGSQIPTNFGWKRVTPSAIEEGLVSAVESSFEGEKVFFGTSLGELFRLDNADSELDFSVVDITSVAFPEDGYVSSIALDPEDNQHLIVVFSNYNVQSIFESTDGGESFENVSGNLEENPDGSGSGPSIRWIEIIPKTTGNLFLVGTSIGLYGTESLSGSSTVWIKESPSTIGSAVVVMMDYRASDGKLAIATHGNGVFTTQVPDFKQLEPEESGDSFEVLAAYPNPVEDFTQIQYTIPEDGEVRIDILSQRGEFVSTILWATQYSGSNTAFWDGASNFRFPLANGIYFYRISYQGQSRTGRLVLNR; this is translated from the coding sequence TTGAGGCACTTTTTTCAATTAATCTTTCTTGTTTTACTTATCTGTGATTCAGGTTTAAATCAGAATCCCGAGTATTTACTACATATTGAACAGGAGCCTTCTGAAATAGAAGGCAGAGAAGATTTGATGGGTAGAGTTGAATATCTTAATATGATTTCAGCTGACCCTACAACTGGCCAAATTCCTTCGAATATTAGAACAGCTGAGCTACAGTTTGAACGAAATCTATTGACTCAAACAGTCAAACTTCGAACGCAACAACTAGACATCCAAGTAGCAGGACCTTCAAATGTAGGAGGTAGAACGAGAGCAGTGGAGTTTGATGTACGTGATGAGAATGTGATTCTTGCAGGAGGTGTTTCTGGAGGAGTATGGAAGAGTGCAGATGGAGGAATTACTTGGGACAGAAAAAGCGACCCGGAGAATAGAAATAGTGTGACTTGCATTGTTCAAGATATTAGATCGGGAAAAGAAGATGTCTGGTATCATGGAACAGGTGAAATTGTTGGTAATTCTGCAAGAGGAGGAGCTGCCCCATTTCGTGGAAATGGAATTTATAAGTCCATTGATAATGGAGAAACCTGGAACCCTATTGAATCTACCCAAGATTCAGATCCAAACATTTTTAACAGCCAGTTTCAATATATATGGAACATTGAAATTAACCCAAGCAACCTTGTCGATGACGAAATACTAGTAGCTGCTTTTGGTGGTATTTTACGCTCTTTAGATGGAGGAGATACATGGTCTGTAGTGCTGGGGCAGGAATTGTTCGGTTTAGATGAATCTGTTAATCTCAATGAAGGTAACGCATCATTTTATACATCTCTGGAGCGATCAGAGGATAATGTTTTCTATGCGGCACTATCCACTGAGTCACCCTCAGATCTGGACTCTCCTGAAGCCGGAATCTATTTCTCAACAGATGGCCTTAACTGGAGCGACAATATTGCGCCACTTACAAATGAATCACAATACCGAAGAATTGTGATAGGTAATAGCAAATCCGACCCAGATGTTACTTATTTCATGATAGACTCGAGTCCAATTCTGATTTTAGAACATCGACTTTCCCTATTAAATAATTCCAATAGAATCAATGGCTTTGATCCACAACCTCGAGTTTTACCTCAGTTTGATGATGAACTCGGCAATCTCGACACACAGGGGTCATACAATATGATGATCAGAGTCCACCCTGAAGACCCTAATTTAGTCTTCGTTGGAGGTACAAACCTTTTTCGATCTACTGATGGTTTCAGGACTGAGGAAAACATTGATTGGATTGGTGGCTATGATCCTGAAGGTGGCTCTGGAGTGTATCTAGAGCATCATCCAGATCAGCACGATCTTTTGTTTCGTCCAAGTAATCCAAATGTAGCACTTTCCGCAAGTGATGGAGGCCTTATTCAAAGCGCTGATATAAGCGCTGATTCTGTGATGTGGGAAAGTAGAAATGATGGTTTCATTACCTCACAATTTTTCACGATAGCACAATCTAAGATACCCAATGATCCTACGATTCTTGGGGGTATGCAAGATAATGGAACAGATCTCTCTAGAGGAACAACTAATTGGCAGAGAGTAATAGGAGGAGACGGTGGTTACGCAGCTACTACAAGGGATAATTCACTCTGGTTTGCTTCTTTCCAGCGTGGGCAGACGTTACGATTGACTTTTAATGATAATTTCGAAATTACTTCATTCGGTAGAGTAGATCCTGGTGGGTTGGTTGCTCAAGCAGGATCTGCATATCTATTTGTAAATCCGTTTGTTCTTGATCCTACAAATGAAAACCGCATGTTTTGCGCCGGTGGAAACCACTTGTACTATCATCCTAATGTTTCTCAGATTCCTTCAGGCTCGCAAATTCCTACAAATTTTGGGTGGAAGAGAGTTACCCCATCAGCTATAGAAGAAGGATTGGTTAGTGCTGTAGAGTCATCTTTCGAAGGTGAAAAAGTATTTTTTGGGACGAGCTTAGGAGAATTATTTCGATTGGATAATGCTGATTCAGAACTTGATTTCAGTGTCGTTGATATCACATCCGTTGCGTTCCCTGAGGATGGGTATGTATCTAGCATAGCTCTGGATCCTGAAGACAATCAACACCTTATTGTGGTGTTTTCAAACTACAATGTTCAGTCAATTTTCGAAAGTACCGATGGAGGAGAGAGCTTTGAAAATGTGAGTGGAAACCTTGAAGAAAACCCAGATGGATCAGGAAGTGGTCCCAGTATTCGGTGGATTGAAATTATTCCTAAAACAACAGGTAATTTGTTTCTAGTAGGAACGAGCATTGGCTTGTATGGTACAGAAAGCCTTAGCGGTAGTAGCACTGTTTGGATAAAGGAATCTCCTTCAACCATAGGAAGTGCTGTAGTTGTTATGATGGATTATAGAGCCAGCGATGGAAAACTTGCTATTGCCACACATGGTAATGGTGTTTTCACTACGCAAGTGCCTGATTTTAAACAGCTGGAGCCGGAGGAGTCAGGAGATAGCTTTGAGGTTTTGGCTGCTTATCCAAATCCAGTCGAAGATTTTACACAAATTCAATATACCATCCCCGAAGATGGTGAGGTACGAATTGATATTTTATCACAGAGAGGAGAATTCGTGAGTACAATCCTTTGGGCTACTCAATATTCAGGATCGAATACAGCTTTTTGGGATGGAGCCAGCAATTTCAGATTTCCATTGGCCAACGGTATTTATTTTTATCGTATTAGCTATCAAGGTCAGAGTAGAACAGGAAGATTAGTCTTGAACCGCTAA
- a CDS encoding SpaA isopeptide-forming pilin-related protein, translating into MRVFIFFSVLFFGSLENTAEAQLLPTKLRITVIDGLGNFVEGATVSIYENEADYRASENAFATLTTDKKGRVTFKEVKPMAYFVEAKFEDKDNDGEGVMTSELSEGKLNKVNTVIE; encoded by the coding sequence ATGAGAGTATTCATTTTTTTTTCTGTTCTATTCTTCGGCTCGCTTGAGAATACAGCTGAAGCACAGTTGTTGCCAACTAAATTAAGAATCACTGTGATTGATGGCTTAGGAAATTTTGTTGAAGGAGCTACAGTTTCCATTTATGAAAATGAAGCAGATTACAGAGCAAGTGAAAATGCGTTTGCCACACTGACAACTGATAAGAAAGGTAGAGTGACCTTTAAAGAAGTAAAACCAATGGCTTATTTTGTAGAAGCGAAATTTGAAGATAAAGACAATGATGGAGAAGGAGTGATGACCAGCGAACTTTCCGAAGGAAAGCTAAATAAAGTTAATACGGTAATTGAATAA
- a CDS encoding PKD domain-containing protein, whose translation MTKDISMIRIPYVSAFRRLICVVLFLISTVTLWSQDVTETGWYFGNSVENLVFDRNGRDVYLQTDQATPFGVSGAVTITDQFTGNLLFYTDGVDVYDVSHSIVPNGAGLSGISSINVPVVTCPVTDNPGQYYLFTNSGSGGVNEIRYTVVDATIQGNGSVQFPYGDVVVGMVDLATGLVDPSEGMITIPSGDGELFWLVSQNRTTFQIQVTQVDGGGIGATTNYDFTDGATPGFEASHFAFNADSSQLAMAPKGANRNIWLMDFDPISGVLALDTTLLGTGFNDDQGESVYDVEWSSDGSKLYLSRFGSSGTTGQLYQLDFNDTTRTVNPILPAPIFRSYGLKRAPDDRIYHLYQETAASIFNLGRINRPDSIADSVAYQAIVFPEDFGSTQFSEHTPGYNFTFDTLSFYWIDSCATNVTKFFPVVEPVPNNLTWDFGDGSGSNGWIPNYEYQAEGGYMVSLTAEVNGITQTITQPVEILTNDLMVDLGNDTTICVDEILPLDAGDGSSFVWSTGEVTQTIEIDTAGTYWVEVTNATGCTGFDDIEVIEYGVANQVSNQWYFGEQAGIEFTNGPVAILDANNQNAPEGCATISDINGDLLFYTNGFTVFNKDHDVMVNGDTIGGDLASAQNSLIMPYGDDETMFYIFTTEQVYGDDEYALRYSIVDMKEDTARGKVIVKNIKLMDNGTERITGSGFTGNDIILAHEFGNNTFRSYRTSPNGLSGAIYSPSGEVHDFMQELSATGYMKISPTLNQIAVNIPGTNQVEILDFDQGEISNPRLIDTGENDLYGLEFSAGGLRLYLTTSSGASKLIQYDLDSLNSDDPVTDITATKFDGYPQGVSYGALQMGPDGTIYMAVDNSGTIGTISSPDGDDAGASFDAGGFDLSGRTSRLGLPNFAQNQSPPLQEPSMTVTAGCAGQLSTFSGVGRDPNNSIENYQWIFGDGTSAAVQDTTHTYDIPGTYTVQLILSNRCDTDTTLTQTITINNIPESPTVPSDTALCGQPVTLIAWPVDEPDFSYYWSTGEDTREITVTEPGIIDVAIINTVTGCTSDTLQILMADVRPTIDLGADRNLCQNDPVITLDAQVVRATYSWAINGIISGSNRTLDIDTTVPGMFEYTVEVVNIFGCIGRDTVQVTVQEEPDVTVTSTETSGCGNDDGYISIDFNTTGSYSYQISGPATAGPFNVDGPASVSIPAGIPSGTPPGAGNLAPGNYNLTVTNLVAGCTYTEVVQVEDPGTFNLSVLNTGGNCDGDVELTISGTPLPASYDYEIQDATGVVVATGTDTVDPLVIPGLNTGTLFVQITDNNAPGCIETEQIIINPDPEPDFTFDAIQEICGTEGMISVMDGSGGTALYTWSGPSIVSGNPGNPITVNQPGVYTVTATEAGFCPRSEDIQVNFNVDQTIDVVIEGDPCDGQVTLVANVTGGSGSFIYVWNDGSNAMRNTVTSSGTYNVTVTDQFTGCEVTSGDNLVEIQAEFTVSLSLDPDCDNNGNVFLIATTNYFNPSVTYEWKDASGTILSDTDSILTVTQSGNYMVVATNESGTCTATDELVVAVVPINTEDLLLPETASYCTGDPVDPTVNLDPGIFNTYEWRLLPDDAIISTDQILNVSTAGTYEVTLYNGFTCITDRVEVREDCRPVIFAPNAFSPNGNGINDEFFVFPNDYVEEFEILIYTRWGELVYTSNNQDFQWDGIYRGSLLPPGTYAYILKFSSSLAPDLGTIEQYGSVTLIR comes from the coding sequence ATGACTAAGGACATTTCTATGATTCGTATCCCTTATGTGTCTGCTTTTCGCAGATTGATTTGTGTTGTCCTCTTTTTAATTTCCACCGTTACACTTTGGTCTCAAGATGTAACAGAGACAGGGTGGTACTTTGGAAATTCGGTGGAAAATCTGGTTTTTGATCGGAATGGAAGAGACGTATATCTTCAAACCGATCAGGCAACACCATTTGGAGTTTCTGGGGCGGTCACTATAACAGATCAATTCACAGGAAATTTACTCTTCTATACAGATGGAGTTGACGTCTATGATGTCTCTCACTCAATCGTTCCAAACGGGGCAGGTTTATCTGGAATATCTTCAATCAATGTTCCTGTTGTTACTTGTCCAGTAACAGACAATCCCGGCCAATATTATCTTTTCACTAATTCAGGGTCTGGGGGTGTAAATGAAATAAGATATACAGTTGTTGATGCCACCATACAAGGAAATGGTTCGGTTCAATTTCCATACGGAGATGTAGTGGTTGGAATGGTAGATCTGGCTACCGGCTTAGTAGACCCTTCCGAAGGAATGATAACTATTCCATCAGGAGATGGTGAGCTTTTTTGGCTAGTTTCTCAGAATCGAACCACATTTCAAATTCAAGTAACCCAAGTAGATGGGGGTGGAATAGGTGCTACAACGAATTATGATTTTACAGATGGCGCCACTCCTGGGTTCGAAGCTTCACATTTTGCTTTTAATGCTGACTCTTCTCAGCTAGCAATGGCTCCCAAAGGAGCAAATAGGAATATATGGTTAATGGATTTTGATCCAATTTCAGGAGTCTTAGCTCTAGATACCACATTATTAGGAACTGGATTCAACGACGATCAAGGGGAATCCGTCTATGACGTAGAGTGGTCAAGTGATGGCTCAAAACTCTATTTATCCCGATTCGGGAGCAGTGGTACTACAGGCCAGCTGTATCAGCTAGATTTTAATGATACCACAAGAACGGTGAATCCGATTTTGCCTGCTCCAATATTTCGAAGCTATGGATTAAAGCGAGCACCTGATGATAGAATATACCATTTATATCAGGAGACTGCAGCATCAATTTTCAACCTTGGAAGAATCAATAGACCTGATAGCATTGCTGACTCGGTTGCCTACCAAGCGATCGTTTTTCCAGAGGATTTTGGCTCCACTCAGTTCTCGGAACATACACCAGGATACAACTTTACATTCGATACGCTCAGTTTCTATTGGATTGATAGTTGTGCAACTAACGTGACCAAGTTTTTTCCGGTAGTAGAACCAGTACCCAATAATTTAACTTGGGATTTTGGTGATGGAAGTGGCTCAAATGGATGGATACCGAATTATGAGTATCAAGCAGAAGGCGGATACATGGTTAGCTTAACAGCCGAGGTAAATGGAATAACACAAACAATCACTCAACCAGTTGAAATATTGACCAACGATCTGATGGTTGACTTAGGAAACGACACAACGATATGCGTAGATGAGATACTTCCATTGGATGCTGGTGATGGATCTTCCTTTGTGTGGAGTACAGGTGAAGTAACTCAGACCATAGAGATAGATACGGCTGGCACCTATTGGGTAGAAGTAACAAATGCCACTGGATGCACAGGTTTTGATGATATAGAAGTCATAGAATATGGTGTAGCAAATCAAGTTTCAAATCAGTGGTATTTTGGTGAGCAGGCAGGTATTGAATTTACTAATGGTCCAGTTGCTATTCTGGATGCAAATAATCAAAACGCACCGGAAGGTTGTGCCACAATATCTGATATAAATGGAGATTTACTCTTTTATACAAATGGATTCACCGTCTTTAATAAAGACCATGATGTCATGGTCAACGGCGACACTATTGGAGGAGATTTGGCATCTGCACAGAATTCTTTAATCATGCCATATGGTGATGATGAAACTATGTTTTACATCTTCACTACCGAACAGGTCTATGGTGATGATGAATATGCTCTTCGTTATTCGATTGTGGATATGAAGGAAGATACTGCTAGGGGGAAAGTAATTGTTAAAAATATCAAACTGATGGATAACGGTACTGAGCGTATTACCGGATCTGGATTTACTGGGAATGATATCATCTTAGCTCATGAGTTCGGTAATAATACATTTAGATCATACCGTACTAGCCCAAATGGTCTAAGTGGAGCCATTTATTCACCTTCTGGTGAAGTTCATGACTTCATGCAAGAATTAAGCGCCACGGGTTACATGAAGATTTCTCCAACATTAAATCAGATTGCTGTGAATATCCCTGGAACCAATCAGGTTGAAATACTGGATTTTGATCAAGGAGAGATTTCTAACCCAAGATTAATTGATACAGGAGAAAATGACTTGTATGGTTTAGAGTTTTCTGCAGGAGGATTGAGACTCTATCTCACTACTTCTTCAGGAGCTTCAAAATTGATTCAATATGACTTGGACAGTCTAAATTCTGATGATCCAGTTACAGATATAACAGCGACTAAGTTTGATGGATACCCTCAAGGGGTGAGCTATGGAGCTCTTCAGATGGGCCCTGATGGAACGATTTATATGGCGGTTGATAATTCTGGAACCATTGGAACCATTAGTTCTCCTGATGGAGATGATGCAGGAGCTAGTTTTGATGCAGGAGGGTTTGACTTATCAGGAAGAACAAGTAGACTAGGTCTTCCAAATTTTGCCCAAAATCAATCCCCACCACTTCAAGAGCCAAGTATGACTGTTACCGCAGGTTGTGCCGGTCAGCTATCTACATTCTCTGGAGTAGGTAGAGATCCAAATAATTCGATTGAAAACTACCAATGGATTTTCGGAGATGGAACTTCTGCGGCGGTTCAGGATACGACTCATACTTATGATATTCCTGGTACTTATACTGTGCAACTCATTTTAAGTAATCGATGCGATACGGATACTACTTTGACACAGACCATTACCATCAATAACATTCCTGAAAGCCCAACGGTACCGTCTGATACTGCACTATGTGGTCAGCCGGTTACATTGATTGCTTGGCCTGTTGATGAACCTGATTTCTCATACTACTGGAGTACCGGTGAAGATACTAGAGAGATCACTGTTACAGAACCCGGTATTATTGATGTTGCAATCATTAATACAGTTACAGGTTGCACGTCTGATACACTTCAGATACTTATGGCAGATGTAAGACCAACGATAGATCTTGGAGCTGACCGAAACCTATGTCAAAATGATCCCGTCATCACATTGGATGCCCAAGTAGTGAGAGCTACTTATTCCTGGGCTATAAATGGAATAATATCTGGCTCAAATCGCACATTGGATATAGATACGACTGTTCCAGGCATGTTCGAGTACACTGTTGAGGTTGTAAATATTTTTGGGTGTATTGGTCGTGATACGGTACAGGTAACCGTTCAAGAAGAGCCAGATGTGACGGTTACATCAACCGAGACAAGTGGGTGTGGAAACGACGATGGTTACATAAGTATTGATTTCAACACCACAGGTAGTTATTCATATCAAATATCAGGACCAGCTACTGCTGGACCTTTTAATGTTGACGGCCCTGCTTCGGTAAGTATTCCGGCTGGTATTCCATCTGGAACACCACCTGGAGCTGGGAATTTAGCCCCAGGAAATTATAACCTTACCGTCACTAATCTGGTGGCAGGTTGTACCTATACAGAAGTAGTACAAGTTGAAGATCCGGGTACGTTTAACCTATCCGTATTAAATACCGGAGGAAACTGTGATGGTGATGTTGAACTGACCATATCAGGGACTCCATTGCCAGCGAGTTATGATTATGAGATACAGGATGCAACTGGTGTGGTAGTAGCGACAGGAACAGATACCGTAGATCCCTTAGTGATACCAGGTTTAAATACAGGCACGTTGTTCGTTCAGATAACTGATAATAACGCTCCTGGGTGTATTGAAACAGAGCAAATAATAATCAATCCTGATCCCGAACCGGACTTTACATTTGATGCGATTCAAGAAATTTGTGGAACGGAGGGAATGATTTCGGTTATGGATGGAAGTGGCGGAACTGCTTTGTACACTTGGTCCGGCCCAAGTATCGTAAGTGGCAATCCCGGTAATCCGATTACAGTAAATCAACCAGGAGTATATACTGTAACAGCCACAGAAGCTGGCTTCTGTCCTAGATCAGAGGATATTCAGGTTAATTTCAATGTGGATCAAACAATCGATGTGGTGATAGAGGGAGATCCATGCGACGGGCAGGTTACCCTAGTGGCGAATGTTACTGGAGGTAGTGGGAGTTTCATATATGTCTGGAATGATGGCAGCAATGCCATGAGAAATACTGTAACAAGTTCAGGAACTTACAATGTGACGGTAACCGATCAATTCACAGGCTGTGAGGTGACTTCAGGCGATAATCTTGTGGAAATTCAAGCAGAATTTACCGTGTCATTATCACTTGACCCGGATTGCGACAACAATGGAAATGTATTCCTGATTGCGACTACCAATTATTTTAACCCTTCAGTGACTTATGAATGGAAAGATGCAAGTGGAACCATACTTTCTGATACAGATTCCATTCTTACTGTTACACAATCAGGAAACTATATGGTGGTGGCTACAAATGAATCAGGAACGTGTACAGCTACTGATGAATTGGTAGTTGCTGTTGTACCTATCAACACCGAAGATTTACTATTACCAGAGACAGCAAGTTACTGCACAGGAGATCCTGTAGATCCTACGGTAAATCTTGATCCAGGTATTTTTAATACCTATGAATGGAGATTGCTGCCTGATGATGCAATTATCTCTACCGATCAGATATTGAATGTTTCTACTGCCGGTACGTATGAGGTCACGCTTTATAATGGATTTACCTGTATAACAGATCGAGTTGAAGTAAGAGAAGATTGTCGTCCAGTAATTTTCGCTCCAAATGCATTTTCACCAAATGGCAATGGAATAAATGACGAATTCTTTGTTTTTCCTAATGATTACGTGGAGGAGTTTGAAATTTTGATTTATACTCGATGGGGTGAACTTGTATATACTTCAAATAATCAAGACTTTCAATGGGATGGAATCTATAGAGGATCTTTACTTCCACCGGGAACGTATGCATATATATTAAAATTTTCGAGTTCCTTAGCACCAGATTTGGGAACTATTGAACAATATGGATCGGTTACACTTATTAGATAA
- a CDS encoding type IX secretion system membrane protein PorP/SprF encodes MIKKVIFFITIFSVLCQENTLKAQDPQFSQYYAAPLYLNPGLVGINQKGRMGINYRTQWPNLDANFETFSAYADYHFEDYFSSAGIIFTRDQEGIAGLNSTSIGLQYAYQLQINYDWTFRAGVQGAYVIRDLNFDKLTFGDQFDNTGLVRPVTGEVFNTGLNAKFFDLSFGGILYNPSIWIGAALHHVLEPNQSIAGGDAPLPRRFSIHGGYRISLNPGSRKTGIGERSITPTFNYRTQGNFDQLDVGAYFTLSPVLVGLWYRGLPIKNLDGITNNESIILMLGLQTNRATFGYSFDYTLSDLGIGTGGAHEISIAYSFSLGDPLKPAADVRRLRCPIPFIF; translated from the coding sequence ATGATCAAAAAGGTCATTTTCTTCATTACAATCTTTAGTGTCCTTTGTCAGGAAAACACTTTGAAGGCTCAAGACCCTCAGTTTTCTCAGTACTATGCTGCACCGCTATATTTGAATCCTGGACTTGTGGGCATCAATCAAAAAGGGCGAATGGGGATCAACTACCGAACTCAATGGCCAAATTTAGATGCAAATTTTGAGACATTCTCTGCTTATGCAGACTATCACTTTGAAGATTATTTTAGCAGTGCAGGTATCATTTTCACAAGAGATCAAGAAGGGATTGCCGGACTTAATTCGACCTCAATAGGCCTTCAATATGCTTATCAGCTTCAAATAAATTATGATTGGACCTTTCGTGCGGGTGTTCAAGGTGCCTATGTTATTCGTGACCTGAACTTTGACAAACTCACCTTTGGTGACCAATTTGATAACACAGGTTTAGTGAGACCTGTGACTGGCGAAGTATTTAACACAGGACTTAACGCAAAGTTTTTTGACCTTTCATTCGGAGGAATATTATATAATCCTTCGATATGGATAGGAGCCGCGCTTCATCATGTTCTAGAACCTAATCAGAGCATTGCAGGGGGTGATGCACCTCTGCCAAGAAGATTTTCGATTCATGGAGGGTACCGAATTTCGCTAAATCCCGGATCTAGAAAAACTGGCATTGGTGAACGAAGCATCACTCCTACTTTTAATTATCGAACTCAAGGAAATTTTGATCAATTGGATGTTGGAGCATATTTCACACTCAGTCCGGTCTTAGTTGGTTTATGGTATCGTGGACTTCCGATTAAAAACCTAGACGGAATAACAAATAATGAATCTATTATTTTAATGCTTGGGCTTCAAACAAACCGAGCAACATTTGGCTATAGTTTCGATTATACGCTTTCTGACCTTGGCATAGGAACAGGTGGCGCTCATGAAATCAGTATAGCTTATTCGTTTAGCTTGGGTGATCCTCTTAAACCAGCTGCTGATGTGCGTAGATTAAGGTGCCCCATTCCTTTTATTTTCTAG
- a CDS encoding M48 family metallopeptidase: protein MTEETIFYILIGIISFDFALERTLSFLNRNSSKKPVPKELEGIYDAEKYAKSQSYQSEVSRFGTLTATFSFVILFLTIYNGWFGELDHWIRTFSPLSLITPLIFFGILYVISDVINIPFSIYRNFVIEAKYGFNKMTAKTFILDKIKGYILTAIIGGLLLAVLIYFVNAIGSDFWYYFWGVMTAFVLFANLFYTSLILPLFNKLTPMVGGELKSSIQEYCEKVNFPLKNIFIMNGSKRSSKGNAFFSGLGRKKKVVLFDTLVEKHTTEELTAVFAHEVGHFKKKHILFSTIFSIGLMGFMLYLFSRMAYNAEVSWAMGGQTSALHLNLLAFGILYSPISTILGIIGNIISRKNEYEADAYAKETYDGSPLISGLKKMSADHLSNLTPHPAYVFIHYSHPPLKERVKALES, encoded by the coding sequence ATGACTGAAGAAACCATTTTCTATATTCTCATTGGCATTATCTCTTTTGACTTTGCACTGGAACGTACGTTAAGTTTTCTTAATAGGAATAGTTCCAAAAAACCAGTCCCCAAAGAACTTGAGGGAATATACGATGCGGAAAAGTATGCTAAATCCCAATCCTATCAGTCAGAAGTATCCCGTTTTGGTACTTTAACAGCCACTTTCAGTTTTGTCATCCTTTTCCTGACCATCTACAATGGATGGTTTGGTGAACTTGATCATTGGATTCGAACTTTCTCTCCTCTCAGCTTAATCACTCCTCTTATTTTCTTTGGTATTCTTTATGTGATTTCTGATGTGATTAATATTCCATTTTCGATCTATAGAAACTTCGTCATTGAAGCTAAATATGGATTTAACAAAATGACGGCAAAGACTTTCATCCTCGATAAGATCAAAGGGTATATTCTTACAGCCATTATCGGAGGTCTTTTACTTGCTGTTTTGATATACTTCGTCAACGCAATTGGAAGTGATTTTTGGTATTACTTCTGGGGAGTAATGACGGCATTTGTGCTCTTTGCAAACTTGTTTTATACCTCTCTTATTTTACCTCTATTCAACAAACTGACCCCAATGGTAGGTGGAGAATTGAAGTCTTCTATCCAGGAATATTGTGAAAAGGTCAATTTTCCATTGAAGAATATTTTTATCATGAATGGATCTAAAAGATCTAGCAAGGGTAATGCCTTCTTTAGCGGGTTGGGTAGAAAGAAAAAGGTAGTTCTGTTTGACACTTTAGTAGAAAAACATACTACAGAAGAATTAACAGCTGTTTTCGCACATGAAGTTGGTCACTTCAAAAAAAAACATATTCTATTTTCTACCATTTTCAGTATCGGGTTGATGGGCTTCATGCTTTACCTGTTTTCTCGCATGGCTTACAATGCAGAAGTAAGTTGGGCTATGGGAGGCCAGACATCTGCATTACACCTAAACTTACTTGCATTTGGGATTTTGTATTCTCCGATCAGTACCATTCTTGGAATCATTGGGAATATTATTTCACGAAAAAATGAATATGAAGCTGATGCTTACGCAAAGGAAACATACGATGGTAGTCCTCTGATTTCAGGACTAAAAAAGATGAGTGCGGATCATTTATCAAACCTCACTCCTCACCCAGCCTATGTATTCATACATTATTCTCATCCTCCTTTAAAAGAAAGAGTAAAGGCACTGGAGAGTTAA